The Vicugna pacos unplaced genomic scaffold, VicPac4 scaffold_5, whole genome shotgun sequence genome includes the window tgcgtgcgtgcggtctgggggcaggagggagggaatggtttcctagggggcctgcgtttcatggacccagtttcttagttctgagaacaggtctgttcaaggaaactgttgccgttgtagtatctcgtctcaggaggcggtggtgtcgatgggcttctgaagctaggcctagggagcaagcagtcaggtatcgcctaagaggcacttgtgtggacaaccaaagtacagcacaaaggtgaatcgtcggagcagatgagaaaccagattcagggccgggagtagggggtcagtctggtaggagatttccacacatcggggtcatcgaaacggctcgagcagtttgaaatgcctctgatgatgtcctggggtgttcggctcaactctctgagcggctcccccgaaaacaggcccgaggatggtttccacaggagctgttgtggccatttctctgacgtttacctcccgttgtccagcttcagtctgcaaggcttcaggagacggagcgttttcgtactcaatgatgccaaggcaaaagggtgagagaaaatgggaaacattcgtggagagggtcctaggcagatagtggacgcaactagaagaccttcagtctccgggctggctttcaggttgagacaaaaaccctaaggaaagcgcttgctgccacaggacatagactaacatgggaaccatccagagaagatcagcacggcccctgaacgtggacgacacacgcccatgcgtgaagcgttccatagttttagtgaagtcagtcacccagggaaagacagatatcctatgccatcacttctaggtgggatctgaaagtaagtcaagacacccatccatacataaataactccattttaaaaagactccaaggaacctatttacaaaacagaaacagactggactcgcagacatggaaaagaaaccgatggttaacacaggggacagggtagggtggaggaacggggtaaggcggagggataaatcaggagtttgggattagcagatataaaccaccctatacaaactaggtacacaagtaggtcctactgtctagcacagggaactatgttcaatagcttgtaataacctatcctgaaaaagtatacgtgtgtgtgtgtgtgtgtgtgtgtgtgtgtgtgtgtgtgtgaataagtgaatcactatgccgtacgtcataaatgaacacaacattgtaagtcaactatacttccattgacagagagttcctacaataagcaggcagacagaccgacagaccgtcagacagacagacaggcaggcagacagacagacacacacacacacacacacacacacacacacacacacacacacacacactgtctgtctgtctgtctgtctgtctgtctctctctctctctctctctctttctctgtctgtctgtctatctgtctgtctctcttctaagggtggagaagagtttgctgagctatttcgggggccctctcatcctagttcctatctccaagttggttcaaagtccaaaaggccgtcaagcacttagtcagataggtccctcgaagaatacctcccacatcacgatgacagacttcttaggccagccgagaaggtccttcagttctgtgcccatcttggctctaagttgatgtcagtcctccaggatccaagaaagccacgttggaaaacaagtggtgattttgatgggacagaagatcagtcatttggggggcgaagggtggggtagggagagataccagcctgtctgtctgtctgttttcatccagtgtgggagccttcccaaagagataactcgagaagagagaaacggggagttgacaaagaacacgtgcggtggcgtgccctccccccaccccaggagaaggccaagccagaagtccctccggatggcgggctctggactccggcttccaggggaagcgatattttttcctccccatttcaggcccggaagaagagggagaggcagagtgtccttctcgggcatccgttgtttctgaagcacgcttgttgccgaaagatcggcccccgtccccgatgagcccaagaatccagagacaaggtcttggagcttagaagaaaagaggtcattttatcgctctgccgggcaaaggggattcacagcaggctagcgtcttcaaaactgtgtacccaccttggggatggagtgggtggggtggttctagagccatagctcaaacaatcaagcatcgatcaccatccacagaatcgttttctcatcagaagactcagcatggtgtcacgatgcctcccaggtgacccattctatagaggctggcggttagatctcattatctcataagcactcaaggtgtggccttcttggtcactcaggctattttgtcaggtcagtagtcccgtgaccgaccttctcctcggagaaggactcagagacccagcacgatgatgacttgcaatgagtgaaatacagtagaaacagtaagatcgatagcttccagtttcaacaacgggcctggaaccgtgagcagcaaccggtcagtcagaagagtcgaccgttttaagggcgagcataagaaaccgaatgacacccccccccaagcaaatgaatgaatgaatgaatgacctaatgatcctcccctcctctccccccccccccgccccaaaacgaagcaatccgttagcctaattccggccattttattcatcctccttcaccctgaagccccagtcagccacgtgccacagtggtctgttttccggtttcctccaccaccccaacccccaccaacgaccaccccgccaacatccccccatgcccaaccaccgccccaagcgcgggactggacgggggtgctgggggctgagggggcggcgatggcggcttgaggtgagggtggggagtgttccgcccagatcgtataggaagctcaaacacagctgcagtacgagacgagatggtagatttctgtgagtcctccctcctcttaaaatccttcctaaggaggagacagacagaaagagaaacatcaccctcactcccaacgcctcctgtgccctcgttgcaccccaaaacaacaacaagaaaaacaaaaacaaacacaaccacaaataactcgctatccctggggaagaaggtttcgatggcatggggatatcattctaaacttcattccctcttcatcacatttcatggaaaccgattgcaatctatgaggccctgtgaaggtaggggttggggggtagggaggagggagggaagggaagggggggagagagagagagagagagagagagagcgcagaggagaggagggataaaaggggagaggacaggaaaggagaggagggaaaagaggggagggaaggggaagcgagaggaggcgaggggagaggagaggagtggaggagaggggagaagagaggagcggaggggtgaggggggaagggaggggagaacagggaagaggagaggaggggagaggagaggaaagagagacaagggagacagacagaaaggcacacacacacacacacacacacacacacacacacacacacacacacacacacacagaatagcgaaatggagagagagacagagagagacagacagacagacagacacggatctaggtccgggagactacacatgggtattcttctgagtgattttatgtgttttctcaatcgccacctatggagataaaagtcgctcccataagatgaagggagtccttctgccaccgcccccggccccgccctccagcaccgcttgtgtttgtcagggattccaagccaaagcacgtggaggagtgggagagcttcctggcggcccaagggggaggaaagtccggcagcatgagagaggtagttggcacggggaagctggaggcaggctgacgagaagatgggtgagggggcagggaggagggtttcccaagttggagagccaagacgagggaggggagccgtcggtggtcgcgttctgaccccgaccccgacccagactggagcggatccctgaaaggaggcggttcgggctctcctgccgagaacgcccctctcttcctctttgtgcagaaacaccttccgcggaccgagaaagtccatcccgagaccctcgtcggaagagtcctttccagacccatcacgatcctcctgggccaaggggtccaggggatggggcggggcctccattcgatccgtcttccgtccgtccatccatccgcaagatcttgaatatccatgtaggattccggatggtagcagttttccaggatcctccagatccttgtaagacctctcctggcagattcgacccctaggtcgtaccgcgcagcacagggcactagattcagtccctcgggacgagggttcctgaaaaagaccaggaaaaagaagaacacaatcactatggtgtgcaccagccagaaaccagcacaacctcgtcactctaacagacttgccaaaggcggggtggggagagaaagtcataggatggctaccatccctcccacccccaccccacacgccaagccccccagcccatcgtcatccctgctccccctcctcctccccctcccctccatcgacgcccgcctcccgcttgtaccccactcctccgaacccagcaccacccacctcggcctggacgtgctcggctcggctcggctcggctcggcccggcccggcccggcccggcccggccgtccggccgacttcttcgcagtgtctaaaatagcgcccggccgacaggcaggtggcacacggcacccggcaggggagcgagcgggacggttcgggatctctgggcggcggggacacgcggccggacaaccaggagcacggacggcctggcgtgcgtttctccgctcggggggcctcgaccagggactgtggtacggggaacggggacacacacacacacacacacacacacacacacacacacacacccacccaccccttcacccccacccccacccccacctccacctctgacagctttcatttgttttcggccgaccgtccctcgatgaggtacaagtgccggggctggggctggggctggggctgggggggtggagttcctccctccacaacgaccccacacgggctctgttccagtcacccgagtcctcttccaagtgagaccacaggcctccatcacccggcgtgagcactcgggggaaaaagtcaccatcctcatcgctccgctccacctctacacgtgaagaacagttcccagcccacgccactcaaccccaccccacgccccgatgccacccaccgcagtggagagaaacgagacgaatccacagacgtccatccatccgatgaagaaacggacggccccattccaaggaagcatagatatctagtcaggagattcatcgagtactatggaggcggtgggaaaggggggggtgtgttgcggtggggagggcctagagatccagcagtacagcccgtgcttagcatgcaaaaaataaaggcccagggttcaatccccagcacctactcttcaaaaataacccgcggagaagcaagacggcggagtagaaggacactcgtagctcaccctctcccacaaatacaccaaaactcacatcgacggacccactcggccaatcagagcacctgcggaactccgacagaacaccgccctcttcgaaagacaaagacgcccaaaatctggtaggagaaaaggagaaaagaaagagtaaaaagcaaaacagtgcgggagggaccggtcccgcggggagggagcggcagaggaggaatagggctcgttcgccaaaactgcccctctccaacggagaggccgacgggacggagggggcgcccccgagcctcagatctacccagagcaccccttgaccgaccgatccaagtgaaaggggcacagagggtccccgcgacacccagcccgagtcgcaggccggcagccaggggccgggacaggccgcacgagccgggcggaggaccggggcggcggccgggaggggatacagagcagaacaacccgcccccccccccatacatgacgggaaaagaaaggcaaagcaacacggccggtgtgccctggggggaggggcgccgtagcctccgtctcctcagatccgcggcgccatcaccggcgcttctcgcgagaagagaggcgggacgcagccacagccgccatagcctctggcgtgcagcatgcgggcgggggcggggccgagactcgaatccgcaccctggggctccgcagccttctaggcaggactgagattcgtttacagcccgaggcagataggatatttctgccccggtacctcagagaactcgcgccaccatgactaagaaggagccgagttttgggacgcagctaggggcggggcggttccacggtcttccccgagcccacctacggagaggagcgccgccgacccgagtcggagcacacagccgcacgg containing:
- the LOC140692297 gene encoding uncharacterized protein; the encoded protein is MAGWVGVCVCVCVCVCVCVSPFPVPQSLVEAPRAEKRTPGRPCSWLSGRVSPPPRDPEPSRSLPCRVPCATCLSAGRYFRHCEEVGRTAGPGRAGPGRAEPSRAEHVQAEEPSSRGTESSALCCAVRPRGRICQERSYKDLEDPGKLLPSGILHGYSRSCGWMDGRKTDRMEAPPHPLDPLAQEDRDGSGKDSSDEGLGMDFLGPRKEGF